The sequence tgaaatgaattaacaaaatgttcagtctccttgctggttgttccgacacaGAATCATTACTGCTTTTGCCATTAGCATTGTCGTTAACAGACGGCTCGctttgtgtgtgcgcttgtaaaatttatattttaaagggtCATTATtatggttttgtatttctctgtaatgtagcacagtgttaacaatcTTATTacattctttctcagccctggaactgaaaccattttctgatgccccataaatatatatttaaataattaaattaaatatcataaatgtgCGACaactagtcgactaggaaaatctttggtcgggggcagccctaatGGTATGGTAGTCTTTTCTGTTCACATTAGTAATGGAGTTGCACTAATGCTGAAGTggaggaaaggagagcagaTTCAACAAATGCATGTGCAGATGATAAACATGATGTCCCATGTGTGTCTCATGTGAAGTGTTTCTTTACAACACCGTAAGCTCATTGAGCCATACGAGGGCTGCTCACCTTTCATAGGCTACATCACCCTTCAAAACAGAAGGCACTTctcaacagcagctgcagtaagagaacagaagaggagagaacCAAACTGGTATggtatgcattttaatttcacatctgAAGTAGGCTATAGATCATTCTGTAAATGAACGCATATGGCATACCTTATATACTGTTATATATGATGTGCATATTTAATTGTATTAGCTTATTGTTATGCAATTTAAACTAATAGATCTGTTATGTTTAAATATCCTCAACAAGATTCACTTGGATGGAGTCTCTCAGTGGTGCTtgttatttctttaatttaagTGCATATCAGTACACATTAGTGGAGTTATGCCTTTGTCCAGCTTTGTATATTATGTAAGGACTAGCTCCAAATTCCAATATTTTACATATGACTGTTCATGCACTCAAGATTCTACTTGGTTCTGAAAGAGAAATgcaaagcatttatttaaacaaacaaggCCTCATCCAAAAGGATACAGTATGGACACACAGCATGGAAAATAAGGTTTTAACAACAAACCTTATTTCACATTAACACTACAACCAGCAGGCCAGTCATTTCACTCATTTTGAGCATTTAATCATTTCACAGTTGtcacttttaaacattttcaccaAATGCTTTGCCATTATTTCAgattcataaatacaaacacaagctAATTTGGACTTATACTTTTGGACTGTGATATACCCGTCTTCTGTCAGGTTTCAACAGCATAAagaaatactgatttttttttttttgctcaattCAAGACCCATACCCATTTTCCTTTTATAAGTGAATCTTTTTAGAAATAATATGATGATATGAAAATCAttcaaattatatatatgttgAAAACTTATTTTTACTAATTTCTCTTTGCAAATATGACTCCTGAATTGGTAATTACTCAGCATGTAAAATATCAGTATATTTAAAGAGTGGAGTGCTTTGTTGTAGCATCTAACAATCAAGTTAAGTTATTAATGTGATTGTGATAAATATTGTAGAAAGAACGCAATTGTGACACATTACTTTTTTGTGTAGGGTTCTAGGAAGAATCAAGGAAGAACATGGAAAACGCTTCCATGGTGACATCTATCATTTTGACTGCCTTTTATGAAATGGAGAAACTGAAATATctgtattttgttctttttctttttttgtacatcattgttattgtcatgAACTTTATTCTTATTGGAGTAATTTATGTTGACAGAACCCTACATGAACCAATGTATCTATTTGTGTGCAACTTGGCATTTAATGAATTGTATGGTAGTACAGCTTTGTTACCACCCCTTCTGAGTAATTTACTGTCACACTCTCATGAGGTTTCTCTTCCCTGTTGTCAGGCACAGGTCTTTTGCttacacacatatgcaattAGTGAATTTACCATTTTAGCAGTAATGGGCTATGACAGGTACATAGCAATATGTCACCCCCTGCAGTATCACAGCATTATGTCTCTTTCAAAAGTGTACAAACTCATTGCATTCTCATGGTTGTATCCTCTGGTTGCGTTTGGTGTGTTGTTTGCTTTAACTCTACAGCTCATATTTTGTGAAGAACACATAGACAAAGTGTTCTGCAGCAATCATGCACTGATTAAGctctcctgcacagacacatccattgtaaacatttttggaTTAATTTCAGTTGTTATGTACAGTTTTCCTCAACTTGTAATGATACTTTACTCATATTCACAGATTCTCAGAATCTGCTTACTGTCGTCCAAAGAATCACagataaaagcactgaaaacatgcacacCCCACCTATTAGCAGTGATAAACTATTCTTTGGGATGCTTTTTTGAAATATCTCAAAGTAGGATAAACATGAGTCATGTTCATTATGGAACTCGCATATTCATGTCCCTCTACTTTTTGATATTTCCTCCCATGATAAATCCTACCATCTATGGAATGAGCATCCAAGCGGTAAGAGTGCGGATTTTCAAACTGTTCCAGGTCAAAAGTAAATTAATCCcaacatgaaataatgaattGCTGATCCATAATGTTTTTAGCTGTAAATTCAAGCGAAGCGGCACATTCCATATCAACTGGACAGTCATCAAATGAACACTTTTGACACCCTTTCTATCAAATGACAAGTGTCAAGCATGTTTAATAGactttaaatattaatgtgtattttaattttgtatttgtttctgtctgaatTGTTCAGCTACTATCCAGTtggaaaatgttaataatgctgatatatatataatcttaGCGAGAAATACAGTTAGAAATGTGTGGCATTTAGCCAAAAAGTTTTATCTCCGTCTCATCTGAACCACcggttttcagtgtttttgaataaaatatcacacaaaacaaaatttcagtgtatcatttgtaattcagtaaaatgtgagaattggtcaagggtctgcATACTTTTGCAAGGCATGGTATATGAGTCATTAATGAGAGTCATTAAGTGGTCAATTACTTAGTAATGATGTAGAATCTAGGAAGTCTGTTTGTGTCCTCAGAGCACGGATAGGAGTGTTATAAAGCCATGTGATCAGACTGACACCTGGAATCCCCTCTAAGCTTAATAAAAGGTTCATAGAAAGACTTGGACTTTGGGTAACCTGCATCAGCACGAGGTCTTGAGGGAGAGAAATAAACTTTAACTTCAGAATTAATCCCTTTCAACTCTCTGTATGTAGTCAGACTACATATGTATGGTAGCAATTATCTGCAATTATCAAGCAAAGGGTAACAAACGGATTGCAATGTTATGTAAGTATATTCAATTGAATTTAATCAGATGGGGTCCTTCTTTGATGTCTGAAATGCTAGTGCACGTATATCTCACCATATTGTACTACAGTCACATTTAGTCTGTCTAGGTATTTGAAGACTGTCCTATGGATGTGTACTGTGTACCTTGTAAACTACTTGTGTTAGGTTACAGTACACTCCACTTACAAGAATCTATCTAGGACTCATAGGTCATCTCTTATGATTAGTTGGCTCTTAAAAGTAGAGTTacagatgaatgaataaattggaggttttaaatgttcttatttAATTTAGAAATATCCATTGGTGATTTCTTCCCATATggaacaaaatatatttcaatgatTAGTATTCTTATGCAGTCCAtggttaaatgaaataaaaataatgcaccACTCCTGTTCAGGACTATGAGTGTCACCTACATAAATGACTGAAGCCATCTCAGTATACTCATCTCACAGCTGCCTTGCTGGTGTATGTTCATTCCCTGTCCCCTTTgtccttccttttcttttagATTTAGACAGTGTAGACAGCAGAATATCTCGTTTCAGTGCTCTTTATTTTCTCACTGGTTGTAAGAAAGCTCACAAGTCTCAAGAAGTCATCATTTGTCATCACCATGGTGACTGGCATCCAGGGACTTGAACTTGAATTGCACAACATTTTCTCAATATTTCACATGCTCAGTTGCACAGTAATTAACATGAGATGATATGACTTCATTGTATACTTTTTCTAAATGGCTTTTATTGCTTATTATGTGCGATTGCCCTCACTTCAGCATATGTTACATCCAGTAACATACAGTTAAGCCCAAAATGACAAAAGCCTGCCATTTTGGtcctttttcttattttatttaaatctgtgTCTATTATTAATAGATGTGCATCTTGCTCATATTTTAGCCCATAGTTTTGAAACAGAGGTGTGTAGGCAAAAACAATTTCAGCGATTTTTCACAAAAGATATACACTCAGTGTTTCTAAAGAAAAATGAGCCTAAAAGATTCAGTCTCGGCACACCTCTTTCATCAGTGAAGTGGTGCCGCTTTGAATCTATGTGCATGAAAGttattccaaaaatgtttttttttccagacatgcAGGAACAGTTTTATACTTTTATTAATTGCTATGACTAATTTTTGACATCTGACACCCCACCTGATGGCAGTGATAAACTATTCTTTGGGATGCTTTTTTTGAAATATCTCAAAGTAGGCTCAATATGCATCATGTTCACTATGGAACTCGCATATTCATGTCCCTCTACTTTTTGATATTTCCTCCCATGACAAATCCTACCATCTATGGAATGCGCATCCGAGCAGTAAGAGTGCAGATTTTCAATCTGTTCAgaacatatattttttccaaagaCACAAAAAGTAATGATGAAATAATTCTTTAAGACATTATTTTCTTGGTTGCATAGCCAAGCTAAGtggaacatttcatttaaaatatcacatgTCCCACAGAGCCTCCAGCTGTACCATtgaacatttcacagtggattgGTACGTTAGGAGTGAAATACCTGTTTTGCCCTCcacaaaaaattaattatagTTTAGTTTGGAGTCCTCTCTCTATATGTCATTCCCCTCtggaaatgttaaatgttaatgtgtaCAACAATGCTTTTCATAATTGTTTCCACAGAGATGCTCAACCACAGCTCAACTGGTGTTTACAATTGATAATGACAATTGTTATGAATCTCAAACACTAAGAAACTTAGAGATCATAATTATATCCCTGCAACTTGAGACAAATCAGTCCATCAATCCATAAAGTATTCTGAGAATTAGAAAAATCTTTACCTGTAAAGatgttaatttaaataaacaattttactgaactgtattttcattttcattacttcATTGAACCTATAACAATTAAAATTGAATAACTGGTTTCAAAAAAAGTTGCAAAAGCTTGTTCCAGATGCtggtgaacttttttttttttttttttttacactgaagcTAATCAATTTCTATTTAACTCATAATTAAAGGGGTGTGGCACCACCATCACATCAGCACCTTGGAGAGATCCCCAAGATCTCTACCTGCAGGAATATTAGATAATGCAGTTTCCTTTCCTGGATCAACCATCAATCTATTCCAGCTAAAAGTTTCCCAGTGGTATGCCATGTATTTCTGATGTTTCTTTGCCAAGCTTAAGGTGatatttttgaaacatttctgttgcCTCTTAAAAAAGTTGTGCTTTCCTTCAAAACGCGTTGCACCACATGTGAACAATGGGACCTATATTCCATATGCAACGTGCATAATGAATCATTAAATGGTGTTTGGGTAGTAGTTTTTTATTaggaaataaatgtttgaataGCCGATGATGTTCAACAATCAAATGTTtcaatttgatttgatttgaaattgATTGTTCGGTACTTGAATAACACTACCACGTATGCGCCCACCTAATGCTGGGACATCAATGCCTTCAGTCTCTAGAATTTTGAGGTCACTGACAAGTGGTTCAAGAATGGAGCTACACCCATAGATCTTAATATCCTGAGCATGGAAAAGCAAACATAAGTGTATGCAGATCAAACATGAATTGTATTTTGGTGGAAAGTTCCttaaagtaaagtaaatgcCTCCCAGCTTGTGAATACCTCTTTTTGATCCCAATGGGTTGCAAGTCTCAAAATCGTCATAAAATAGTTGAATCTGCAGGGCACTATTCTCTTTGGAAAAAAGAGGATGTCTCTTCCAGTATATTCCATCTTCTATATCAGTATACACATTGCCTCTTGAGGAATTTGTGGACCTAAACACATCTATGACATTGGGATGTTTAAAGATTGACTGTAGGGTTTGTAATATAGGTATGCAAGCAAATGTATCTCTCACAGTGACCTGATCATATGTTCCAGTGGTTTTGTTCCTTCTGTTATCAAACCTCACACCAAGAGCCTTCTCCACAGGACTAACCATTCCCCAttcttcagaaaaataaatgtttcgCTTTGCCTCAGAATTCAACTTCGTAAAAGGATTTTCAATTTGACTTAAAGAACGTTcaatacactgcaaaaatagcccttcaaaaataagaaataaaataattaatacaaggtgttttttgctagtaataagtgaaaaaatctgccaatggaactagtggaaatgcacagatattcaagatgcaccgtctaaaaacaagtccttgtagctcaaggaaattttgcttgtttggtgactgtgtcttatattaagtgtaaagagatattttgacttgaaaagagacaaatatgcttggtgagatttggattttttgcagtgtacaaTCAAAACATTCTGTGTGTTCTTAAGACTTGAGAGCCATGTCCTTAACCTGACCCTGTATTTCATGTACAATTTCTTCTAAAGAACAAACTAAACTATATACAGTTACTTGACCAACTCCTGCAGCTTGAAGCTGAGCAaccacagatgcacacatatcCAAAGTATTCTTGTTTGACAGTGGTGGAACAGAATATGTATTTGGAGCCAAAGTATCAAAATCTTCCCGTATATCAACTTCACTGCCTACCTCAGCATTTGCTACCACActgaatgcatttacattatctTCCTGTAACCGTTGTACATGCTTCCTAAAGCCAGAAAAAGTACCCGATACATGTAAACATCCTGTTTCACCACATTTCAACCTTAGTGTTTTGCCAGGACATAGACTATGAATTAGCTTAAAGTGCCCTACTAGCAAATTAGCATTTAAGTGATGAGACCGACATATGAAACAAATCATTTCTGAATATCTTCATGCACAATTCTTCCTTTACTGGAGAAATTGAGCCCTTAACTCAACTACTCATGGATTGTCTTTGACTTTCCCAACATCTATATTATAAACCgtctgtagcgaagggcgagagccGTCTAGAgacccgggtctacggggtactaaacatgcgactttgaccgtgacgccaaagagccaggctcgttggtatggcagtcagagcacatactcaaccgtactgacggcactccgtcacactgccctccccttcgggaatCGCAGCCATGcacttcacgcaccatggcatccctcacgcattctcttgctgtacttctcccatcccaggatGCCCtactcaccagtgcttcacccatctctggggtccctcacaccgtacttcacccatctctggggtccctcatacaCTGGagtcaactgaacctgggggtccctcatacggctcacacacaggacacgcctccaatggcctcgtggcaagccatcccactctaaCACCaattgtagcaaagggcgagagcagtcaccccacctagccttgaacctgggtctacggggtaccaaccatacgactttgaccgcgacgccaaagagccaggctcattggtatggcagtcagagcacatactcaaccgtagtgacggcactccatcacaccGTCGTCTGAATAAAATTGTACATGTTACGTAAACTCTCACAGTATGCAGTGCCAAAGACAAAATGTGCCTTAAACAGCTCATCAAATGCCCCCAGTTAACCCACTGTCTTACATGGTATGGCCATTTTGTCCATTATgatgtaaaatgcatgaatgcatcTTCTTGTGGTACCAACTGCAAGAAGATATGGCTGGCAAGGCTGGACAATTGAATCAAGGTGTTCTTGAATACTGTTCcctgtctggggaaaaaaaaaaaacatttcatttaagtgGTCTGATGGCTTAACTGGAAACAAACACCAGCAATTTTGCACCAACTAAAACATTAGTGGGGGTGACAAAAGGAATGTACATTAGACTGTCAAAGCAAAGACGAACCTTTTTGAATGCAACAAGATTCCCGGTGGCTTGAGTGGCTGACATCTTCCCTGGCTTCTTTCGGCCTTGCGCAGAGGGAGGGAGTAAATGAAGCAGTAGTAGGATGGATGAAAGGCCGCTGTCCCACCCTTACAGCAACAACATTGAGAGACCAAATTTAAGGTGGGCAAGAGCTTGACAATTGCTAAAACTGACATGGTTAACAAATGGATCAATTGGTACGAAAaatagtaatgtaatatataccaAACAAATCCTGTTCTTCACTGTCTGCAAGTGTCGATTCTGCTGCTTCAATCAGTTCTTGAAGTTCACTGGAAAGACAAAGTCCTTTGCTCTGCTGGATGACTTTATCCTTGAAGAAAGTTGGTCACCTCTCAAGAAGCTTTGCAGATGTACTTTCATCAAAAAGCATCACAAAGTCTTGCTCAATCTGTAGAAAAGTGCAACAAATTAAACATATCTTGTACAGTATACCAATACTAAACAGTCTAAATATAATACATACCAGGCCCTTCACATCTGCAAATTGAGGAAACACTGAAAGCACATTGGAAGATTGTTGTGGGTCATGGACCATCGTCTGGCGATGGCTGAAGGTCAATTTCATCTTCTGCTTCACCTCATCAGGGATATTGCATCTCTGATCTGTTCTTCATTCAGGACAACTTCAAAATTGGATGACAGCTCTCGTTCTGAAGTTGGCCCTCCTGTGTATGCACTGCATGTTGGCCTTTGACTCTCTGCagctgatttacatttacatttacattgatttcCTTTGGATCGTTTTTAGACGCCAGGCCAGGTACCCCGATCCGCTGTCTGGGTCATAGTaattgtaaggaaaaacaaggcgcagttccgatcttcgcagaaaagacttctttatttacaggaacggcagtaTCAGAAATACGTGAAgacgcactctgggttcagcggagtcaatctgACCCCGAGCACTtagtgaaagcattctttatactgatacagagctttgatcagtaTAGACAATAATCAAATACCTATCAATAAGGGTGGgaatacatgtggtgaaataccggGGGTTTGGTAATGAGATTATGTCgtctttgatcaggatagacaatagaGTACTGGTGGTGAAATACCGGAGGTCTGATAATTAGATTGTCTTCCCGGGCAAGAACACTTCTCAATCAACCATCGCTGGTTCCTTTAGAAGTGTCAATTGTCGCAGCAGCTA comes from Megalops cyprinoides isolate fMegCyp1 chromosome 3, fMegCyp1.pri, whole genome shotgun sequence and encodes:
- the LOC118774180 gene encoding olfactory receptor 142-like, whose amino-acid sequence is MENASMVTSIILTAFYEMEKLKYLYFVLFLFLYIIVIVMNFILIGVIYVDRTLHEPMYLFVCNLAFNELYGSTALLPPLLSNLLSHSHEVSLPCCQAQVFCLHTYAISEFTILAVMGYDRYIAICHPLQYHSIMSLSKVYKLIAFSWLYPLVAFGVLFALTLQLIFCEEHIDKVFCSNHALIKLSCTDTSIVNIFGLISVVMYSFPQLVMILYSYSQILRICLLSSKESQIKALKTCTPHLLAVINYSLGCFFEISQSRINMSHVHYGTRIFMSLYFLIFPPMINPTIYGMSIQAVRVRIFKLFQVKKDIVGLVEKLEAAGDMVREKWLPPPTRRASEPSEFLSPLITPNTL